The following proteins are encoded in a genomic region of Thiomicrospira sp. R3:
- the fliF gene encoding flagellar basal-body MS-ring/collar protein FliF: MAESASINNKLNTRTGTSPLSTLVENLTSLPVARQIAIIVGLSASVALAIGILLWSQSTQYTLLFGNMSTAEMNEVAQILDSQRVDYKLDMNSGSLMVPADRVHALRLQLASDGYPRQTETGYQLLDREQGFGISQFRETTQYHRALEGELAKSVASLNQVESARVMLGLPKRSVFVRKQESPTASVVIKLRSGRALDEQAVSAIVHLVAASIPNLNPRDVTVVDQLGNLLSNNNQTAQLQMNMRQLEYTRTVEETLTSRIVSLIAPVVGGAGRVRAQVTAEIDFTQQEQTRELFEPDPSAIRSEQEIRELNRNQGPTGIPGALTNQPPRAGLAPEEGFTGAQDDPNLKSMSERRTRNFEIDRTISHIKTSVGNIRRLSVAVVLDDRVTLVDGVLQRQAHSDEELQNYRRLIIDTVGLDELRGDTLTLINSSFVEPDDGFFEATPFWQEPWFWDIMKQFLAAIAILIIFFAVVRPILRDLTKKDELYLEYPEDVEDEKGELRDGDEISKALDKMNEELQAQVSEDAKGAANSEEAELFEKVKTLVQSDPKLASMIIKQWMQEGEGG; this comes from the coding sequence ATGGCTGAATCTGCGTCAATAAATAATAAATTAAATACGCGAACTGGCACCTCACCTTTATCGACTCTGGTTGAAAATCTTACTTCCCTTCCTGTTGCTCGTCAAATAGCCATTATTGTCGGGCTATCCGCTTCTGTTGCATTAGCTATTGGTATTCTTTTGTGGTCTCAGTCGACACAGTATACCTTGCTTTTTGGCAATATGAGTACCGCTGAAATGAATGAGGTTGCGCAAATTCTTGATTCTCAGCGCGTTGATTACAAGTTAGATATGAATAGCGGTTCGTTGATGGTTCCAGCTGATCGTGTTCATGCTTTAAGGCTTCAACTTGCTTCAGATGGTTATCCACGTCAAACCGAAACCGGTTACCAATTATTGGATAGAGAGCAGGGTTTTGGGATTTCCCAGTTTAGAGAAACGACGCAATATCACCGTGCGTTAGAAGGTGAGCTTGCTAAGTCTGTGGCCTCCTTAAATCAAGTTGAGTCGGCCAGAGTGATGCTGGGTTTACCAAAACGCTCGGTGTTTGTTCGTAAGCAGGAGTCGCCAACGGCATCTGTTGTGATTAAATTACGTTCAGGGCGAGCATTGGATGAGCAGGCTGTGTCAGCTATTGTTCACTTGGTAGCAGCGAGTATTCCCAATCTCAATCCCCGTGATGTAACCGTTGTGGATCAGCTAGGTAATTTACTGTCAAACAATAATCAAACAGCGCAGCTGCAAATGAACATGCGTCAGCTGGAATATACACGTACTGTTGAGGAAACCTTAACAAGTCGTATAGTCAGCCTTATTGCCCCGGTTGTGGGTGGGGCGGGACGGGTAAGAGCGCAAGTTACCGCAGAAATTGATTTTACTCAGCAGGAACAGACGCGCGAGTTGTTCGAACCGGACCCATCGGCGATAAGGTCGGAGCAAGAAATTAGAGAATTGAATCGTAATCAAGGTCCTACCGGCATTCCGGGTGCCCTAACAAATCAGCCTCCACGAGCAGGTCTTGCTCCTGAAGAAGGTTTCACGGGTGCACAGGATGATCCAAATTTAAAAAGTATGTCTGAGCGGCGCACGCGAAATTTTGAGATTGATCGCACAATAAGTCATATAAAAACGTCGGTAGGTAATATTCGTCGTTTATCTGTTGCAGTGGTGTTAGATGATAGGGTTACTTTGGTTGATGGTGTGCTGCAACGACAAGCGCACTCAGACGAAGAGTTGCAAAATTATCGACGGTTAATTATTGATACCGTTGGCTTGGATGAGTTGAGAGGTGATACCTTGACGCTAATAAACTCGTCTTTTGTTGAGCCAGATGATGGTTTCTTTGAGGCGACCCCTTTTTGGCAGGAACCTTGGTTTTGGGACATTATGAAGCAGTTTTTGGCCGCTATAGCGATTCTTATTATTTTCTTTGCAGTGGTACGCCCTATATTAAGAGATTTAACGAAAAAAGATGAGTTGTATCTTGAATATCCAGAAGATGTTGAAGATGAGAAGGGTGAGCTTAGAGATGGTGATGAGATATCTAAGGCTTTAGATAAGATGAATGAGGAATTACAAGCACAAGTATCAGAAGATGCAAAAGGTGCCGCTAACTCTGAGGAAGCCGAGTTGTTTGAAAAGGTTAAAACCTTGGTGCAAAGTGATCCTAAGCTGGCTTCTATGATCATTAAACAATGGATGCAGGAGGGCGAGGGTGGCTGA
- the fliE gene encoding flagellar hook-basal body complex protein FliE, protein MDKIDTQSLMLQMRALTAEAQNKPMPIAELEQNGQARSQGFADLLKQSVEGVNNQQHKARELRESFERGDEGADLTEVMLQAQKASLSFQAMTQVRNKLVEAYKDVMNMPI, encoded by the coding sequence ATGGATAAAATTGATACACAGTCTTTGATGCTTCAGATGCGCGCCTTAACGGCCGAAGCGCAAAATAAACCCATGCCTATCGCTGAGCTTGAACAAAATGGTCAAGCTAGATCGCAGGGTTTTGCTGATTTATTGAAGCAATCCGTTGAGGGCGTTAATAATCAGCAGCATAAAGCACGTGAGTTAAGAGAGTCTTTTGAACGCGGGGATGAGGGCGCTGATTTAACTGAAGTGATGTTACAGGCGCAAAAAGCTAGCCTTTCATTTCAGGCGATGACTCAAGTGAGAAATAAGCTTGTTGAGGCTTATAAGGATGTCATGAATATGCCGATTTAG
- a CDS encoding sigma-54 dependent transcriptional regulator, protein MSVAKILVVEDDPALQEALVDILTLNDLEVTAVSSAEQALVALDDDIAMVFSDIRMDGMDGYSLMKRIRALKPYLPIVLMTAYGTIEQAVDAMKSGAVDYMVKPFEADVLVQKARAYFNRDASLEDDFVVSDPASVQIKNMANRVAKSTASVMITGESGTGKEVLARYIHQQSERKDQAFVAINCAAIPDSMLEAVLFGYEKGAFTGALKSMPGKFEQANKGTIFLDEVGEMRVDLQAKLLRVLQEREVERIGSLQTLALDIRVISASNINMKQAITDGRFREDLFYRLNVFPLHLPALRDRPKDIYNIANKLLLRHGDSRCTRPQLSEQAMSRLVAHDWPGNIRELDNVIQRALVMVGGEQIDASNIVFDDGVQVTENKEPQPTIKLEKNTINALDDDGLASMSTLDLKARETELILSVLKRNNGHRQKTAEDLNLSPRTLRYKLAKLKDQGVDI, encoded by the coding sequence ATGAGTGTAGCTAAGATTTTGGTTGTTGAAGATGATCCAGCTTTACAAGAAGCACTCGTTGATATTTTAACGCTAAATGATCTTGAGGTTACTGCCGTTAGTTCAGCGGAGCAAGCGCTTGTCGCACTGGATGATGATATTGCAATGGTTTTCTCAGATATTCGTATGGATGGTATGGATGGCTATAGTCTGATGAAGCGAATACGAGCGCTTAAGCCCTATTTGCCAATAGTCCTAATGACTGCCTACGGTACTATTGAGCAAGCCGTTGATGCGATGAAGTCCGGTGCGGTCGATTACATGGTTAAGCCGTTCGAAGCGGATGTTTTGGTTCAAAAAGCACGTGCGTATTTTAATCGTGATGCCTCGCTAGAGGATGATTTTGTTGTATCAGATCCGGCAAGTGTGCAAATAAAAAACATGGCTAATCGTGTAGCTAAATCAACTGCCAGCGTCATGATTACCGGTGAGAGTGGAACAGGCAAGGAGGTGTTAGCGCGCTATATTCATCAGCAATCAGAGCGTAAAGATCAAGCATTTGTTGCAATCAATTGTGCCGCTATTCCTGATAGTATGCTAGAAGCGGTTTTATTTGGCTATGAAAAAGGGGCTTTTACCGGTGCACTCAAGTCTATGCCAGGTAAGTTTGAGCAAGCAAATAAGGGAACCATTTTTCTTGATGAAGTAGGTGAGATGAGAGTTGATCTCCAAGCAAAGCTTCTTAGGGTCTTGCAAGAGCGTGAGGTAGAACGAATTGGATCACTGCAGACGCTTGCGCTAGATATAAGGGTTATTAGTGCGTCTAATATAAACATGAAGCAAGCCATTACGGATGGCCGTTTTCGTGAAGATTTGTTTTATAGATTAAATGTTTTTCCACTCCACTTGCCCGCGCTTAGAGATCGCCCTAAGGATATTTACAATATAGCCAATAAGTTATTGTTAAGGCATGGTGATTCTCGCTGTACTAGGCCACAACTTTCTGAACAAGCCATGTCAAGATTGGTTGCTCATGATTGGCCGGGTAATATTCGGGAATTAGATAATGTTATTCAGCGTGCACTTGTTATGGTTGGAGGGGAACAAATTGATGCATCAAATATAGTTTTTGATGATGGAGTACAAGTAACTGAGAATAAAGAGCCTCAGCCAACTATAAAGTTAGAGAAAAATACAATTAATGCGTTGGATGATGACGGTTTGGCATCCATGTCAACACTAGATTTAAAGGCCAGAGAAACCGAATTGATTTTAAGTGTTTTGAAAAGAAATAATGGACATCGACAAAAAACGGCGGAAGATTTAAATTTAAGCCCTAGAACGTTACGTTACAAACTAGCTAAGTTAAAAGACCAGGGCGTAGATATTTAG
- a CDS encoding ATP-binding protein → MLHQNEKDRLAELEQAFVLFNQTSNQLTQAYEALQDQVVHLQAQLAKSDHEKHRVADRLERLLTLLPAGVIVLNTEDQIIEMNPSAQAILGQDVQGDNWNKVVKRVFVSRNDAEELVSHTGTVYQLSQVTLDLAFGTILLIQDVTAARHLQDHVNRHQRLRSMGEMAASLAHQIRTPLAAALLYVSQLVSPNMELDKREKFTHKVLLNLKHLEGLVKDMLQYAKGGSTGQAQIDLGSLLDDLVASLEQQVFSTDSELVLEPVSKSISIRGDRDSIITALQNLVVNAIDVVRLRAKITISMVLVGEEWVDLIVTDQGPGVTKDVQDKIFEPFFTSRAKGTGLGLAVVRTIAEAHGGEVWLKSLPGKGAKFGIRLPICKTERGANECS, encoded by the coding sequence GTGCTGCATCAAAATGAAAAAGACAGGTTGGCTGAGTTAGAGCAGGCCTTTGTACTTTTTAATCAAACCTCTAACCAGTTGACTCAGGCCTATGAGGCACTACAAGATCAGGTTGTTCATCTACAGGCTCAGCTAGCGAAAAGTGACCATGAAAAACACCGTGTTGCAGATAGATTGGAACGCTTATTAACTTTGCTTCCTGCGGGCGTGATCGTGTTAAACACCGAGGATCAAATTATCGAAATGAATCCAAGTGCACAAGCCATATTAGGGCAAGATGTGCAAGGAGATAATTGGAACAAGGTCGTGAAGCGGGTTTTTGTTAGTCGTAATGACGCTGAGGAATTAGTTTCTCATACCGGTACGGTTTATCAGTTATCTCAAGTTACGCTCGATCTGGCTTTTGGAACCATATTGTTGATTCAAGATGTCACAGCGGCAAGACATCTTCAAGATCATGTAAATAGGCATCAGCGCTTAAGGTCAATGGGCGAAATGGCGGCGTCACTGGCTCATCAAATTCGAACGCCTTTAGCAGCCGCTTTGTTATATGTTTCACAGCTTGTAAGCCCAAACATGGAGTTGGATAAACGCGAGAAGTTTACACATAAAGTGCTACTCAACTTAAAGCATCTCGAAGGGTTGGTAAAGGATATGTTGCAATATGCTAAAGGAGGTAGCACGGGTCAGGCTCAAATTGATCTTGGTAGTCTGTTAGATGATTTAGTGGCGTCACTAGAGCAGCAGGTTTTTTCTACGGACAGCGAATTAGTGCTTGAACCTGTTTCAAAAAGCATTTCGATTCGAGGAGATCGAGACTCTATCATTACCGCTTTGCAAAACCTTGTAGTTAATGCAATAGATGTTGTAAGGCTTAGGGCGAAAATTACGATTTCAATGGTTTTGGTTGGTGAGGAGTGGGTTGATCTTATTGTTACTGATCAAGGGCCGGGCGTTACTAAAGATGTACAGGACAAAATTTTTGAACCTTTTTTCACTAGCAGAGCAAAAGGTACGGGGCTTGGTTTGGCTGTTGTACGGACTATTGCAGAGGCGCATGGTGGTGAGGTTTGGCTCAAATCCCTGCCTGGAAAGGGCGCAAAATTTGGCATAAGATTACCTATATGTAAAACGGAGAGAGGCGCGAATGAGTGTAGCTAA
- a CDS encoding LPP20 family lipoprotein, producing the protein MKKYLVAVGFLSSLALMGCESQPEFKSSDSGYDRHGGHLIKTEAKNSSSALSDGDIQRLANAILEKQKTAESANVGQLRSLPSQVIITERRSQERIKITGVGFGAENNFDGFTDGQRRLMAIRASKLDAYRALAEQIYGIKIDSNTSVATLTAQNDSFRARVNAVVRGARIVSITPMADNNYETVLEVFVDRDFFEDVFVYTGQNKQRILEPLDVCTIGFNCYDAANYR; encoded by the coding sequence ATGAAAAAGTATTTAGTGGCAGTTGGATTTTTGAGCTCTCTAGCTTTAATGGGGTGTGAATCTCAGCCAGAATTTAAGTCATCTGATAGCGGGTATGATCGTCATGGCGGTCATTTAATTAAAACTGAGGCAAAAAATTCCTCGTCAGCTTTAAGTGATGGTGATATTCAACGTTTGGCAAATGCTATTTTGGAGAAACAAAAAACGGCAGAAAGCGCAAATGTTGGTCAATTACGATCCTTACCCTCTCAGGTGATTATTACAGAGCGTAGAAGTCAAGAGCGGATCAAGATAACAGGTGTGGGTTTTGGCGCCGAAAATAACTTTGACGGCTTTACCGATGGCCAACGTCGATTAATGGCGATTCGCGCCTCAAAACTTGATGCATATCGAGCATTGGCTGAGCAGATTTATGGTATAAAGATTGATAGTAATACATCGGTAGCCACCTTGACTGCTCAAAATGATAGCTTTAGAGCAAGAGTTAATGCAGTGGTGAGAGGAGCACGTATTGTAAGTATTACACCAATGGCGGATAATAATTACGAAACTGTTCTAGAAGTGTTTGTTGATCGTGACTTTTTTGAAGATGTCTTCGTTTACACGGGTCAAAACAAACAGCGGATTCTAGAACCGTTAGACGTTTGCACTATTGGGTTTAATTGTTATGATGCTGCAAACTATCGTTAA
- the pepN gene encoding aminopeptidase N encodes MSVDAKVNYLSDYQVCDFEVTSVDLVFELEPTATRVTNRMHIKRRGLALGSTQAQVFKLNGEGLILEEIRLNGQLLPACDYSITPQYLVLSSYDSELELEIITLLNPTANTALEGLYLSSGNFCTQCEAEGFRRITYFFDRPDVMTVYKTKMIANKKDYPVLLSNGNLVASGDLADGKHFAVWHDPFKKPCYLFAMVAGDLVSLDDQFIAADGRVIKLCIYTDSHHLARCRHAMDSLIHAMRWDETRFGLIYDLDIYMIVAVDDFNMGAMENKGLNIFNSKYVLADSQTATDVDFEGVEAVIAHEYFHNWTGNRVTCRDWFQLTLKEGLTVFRDQEFTAERLSAAVKRIEDVRRLRSHQFAEDAGPMAHPIQPQSYIEMNNFYTLTVYEKGAEVVRLYQTLLGRAGFRKGMDLYFSRHDGQAVTIEDFRQAMADANDVNLDQMQAWYIQAGTPHLNVSCRLDAERGQVDLDFTQTLPGSASFLPFLIPFKMGFLNDQGEAIIPKLCENTASCISVEGQSLILNITAPNQTFRFTGFKQPPHLSLLRGFSAPIIMDYAYEESELAFLACHDSDSFNRWESTQRLALIDLMRNVERIQQQQSYELGRLYADLFGQLLSQASDNGATDLALLAYSLTLPDFNYFIEQYAQVDIDVMFYVHQKMKKALAQRFEVELNHLYSLCVSDEHYRYDKVQIAQRLMKNTCLVYLASLGSEQSRIRAEQQYYQQANMTDVQAALECLANYCSPSVDKVFADFYHQYQAEPLVLDKWFAIQAAAQRDVAFDVVQTLTQHAKFSYHNPNRVRSLIGVFCRQNIIAFHRKDGAAYAWLAEQIIKLDSINPQVAARMLVPLMQWRRFDPERQALMREQLAILKSKVQSNDVYELLEKSL; translated from the coding sequence ATGTCAGTAGATGCAAAAGTAAATTATTTAAGTGATTATCAAGTATGCGATTTTGAAGTCACGTCGGTGGACTTGGTTTTTGAATTGGAGCCAACGGCAACAAGAGTCACTAATCGCATGCATATTAAGCGTCGAGGTTTAGCGCTAGGATCCACTCAAGCACAGGTGTTTAAGCTAAATGGCGAAGGCTTGATATTGGAAGAAATTAGGTTAAATGGTCAGCTTTTACCCGCTTGTGATTATTCTATTACGCCTCAATACCTGGTGTTAAGCAGTTATGACAGTGAGCTTGAGTTGGAAATTATTACCCTTCTTAATCCGACTGCAAACACCGCACTAGAAGGTTTGTATTTGTCATCGGGAAATTTTTGCACCCAGTGTGAAGCGGAAGGCTTTAGACGTATCACCTATTTTTTTGATCGACCGGATGTCATGACGGTCTATAAAACCAAAATGATTGCCAATAAGAAAGATTATCCCGTTTTATTGTCAAACGGGAATCTTGTTGCGTCTGGTGATTTAGCGGATGGAAAGCATTTTGCCGTTTGGCATGATCCTTTTAAAAAGCCCTGTTATTTATTTGCAATGGTTGCAGGGGATTTGGTTTCCTTAGACGACCAGTTTATAGCGGCCGACGGGCGAGTAATCAAGTTGTGTATTTATACGGACTCGCATCATCTGGCTCGATGTCGTCACGCCATGGATTCATTGATTCATGCGATGCGCTGGGATGAAACACGTTTTGGTTTGATTTATGACCTGGATATTTACATGATTGTCGCTGTTGATGACTTTAATATGGGCGCAATGGAGAATAAAGGGTTAAATATTTTCAACTCAAAGTATGTCTTGGCCGATTCTCAAACGGCAACAGATGTTGATTTTGAGGGCGTGGAGGCGGTGATTGCGCATGAGTATTTTCATAATTGGACGGGCAATCGTGTTACCTGTCGAGATTGGTTTCAATTAACGCTGAAGGAAGGTCTCACTGTTTTTAGAGATCAGGAGTTCACGGCTGAGCGTTTGTCAGCAGCGGTTAAACGTATTGAGGATGTGAGACGTTTGCGTAGTCATCAGTTCGCTGAAGATGCCGGTCCAATGGCTCATCCTATTCAGCCACAATCTTATATAGAGATGAATAACTTTTACACTCTGACCGTTTATGAAAAAGGGGCTGAAGTTGTTCGGCTGTATCAAACCCTACTGGGCAGGGCTGGGTTTAGAAAAGGTATGGACCTTTATTTCAGTCGTCATGATGGTCAAGCGGTTACCATAGAAGATTTTCGTCAGGCCATGGCGGATGCCAATGATGTAAATCTTGATCAAATGCAGGCCTGGTATATTCAAGCAGGAACGCCCCATTTGAATGTGAGCTGTCGTTTGGATGCTGAAAGGGGGCAGGTTGACCTTGACTTTACGCAAACTTTGCCAGGTTCTGCTTCGTTTTTGCCGTTTTTAATTCCATTTAAGATGGGTTTTTTGAATGATCAAGGTGAAGCGATTATTCCTAAGTTATGTGAGAACACAGCCTCTTGCATAAGTGTTGAAGGCCAAAGCTTGATTTTGAACATTACAGCGCCTAACCAAACGTTTAGGTTTACAGGCTTTAAACAACCACCGCACCTGTCCTTGTTAAGAGGTTTTTCAGCGCCTATTATTATGGACTATGCGTATGAAGAATCAGAATTGGCTTTTTTAGCTTGTCATGATAGCGATAGTTTTAACCGTTGGGAATCGACACAGCGTCTAGCGTTGATAGACTTGATGCGTAATGTGGAGCGGATTCAACAACAGCAAAGTTATGAACTGGGTCGCCTTTATGCCGATTTATTTGGTCAATTGTTGTCTCAGGCGAGTGATAATGGCGCTACAGACTTGGCGTTGCTAGCCTATTCATTAACACTACCCGATTTTAATTATTTCATCGAGCAATACGCCCAAGTCGATATTGATGTTATGTTTTATGTACATCAGAAAATGAAAAAGGCATTGGCTCAGCGGTTTGAGGTGGAATTAAATCATCTTTATAGTCTGTGTGTCTCCGATGAGCACTATCGCTATGACAAGGTTCAAATAGCGCAGCGTTTGATGAAAAATACATGCCTCGTCTATTTAGCTTCACTTGGTTCAGAGCAGAGTAGAATCCGTGCTGAGCAGCAATATTATCAACAGGCTAATATGACTGATGTTCAAGCGGCATTAGAGTGTTTGGCAAATTATTGCTCGCCATCAGTCGATAAGGTATTTGCTGATTTTTATCATCAATATCAGGCTGAGCCCTTGGTGTTGGATAAGTGGTTTGCTATTCAAGCTGCTGCACAAAGAGACGTTGCGTTTGATGTTGTTCAAACACTTACCCAGCACGCTAAATTTAGTTATCACAACCCAAATCGTGTGCGTAGTTTAATCGGTGTTTTTTGTCGTCAAAACATCATTGCGTTCCATCGCAAAGATGGCGCAGCTTATGCTTGGTTGGCAGAGCAAATTATCAAGTTGGATAGCATTAATCCTCAAGTGGCGGCAAGAATGTTGGTGCCTTTGATGCAATGGCGTCGTTTTGACCCTGAACGCCAAGCCTTGATGCGTGAGCAATTAGCTATTTTAAAATCTAAAGTACAATCCAACGATGTATATGAGCTGTTGGAGAAGTCTTTGTAA
- the pal gene encoding peptidoglycan-associated lipoprotein Pal, whose amino-acid sequence MGFLRIRNVAVVSLLGLFAVGCSSTPTSDDVETVSTPTVPQASTGAVATSKPLKADALTQDNEAKVAQLFASLQGKRVHFEFDRAEIKPEYMDLLKKHAQYLELNRNARLTIEGHSDERGTREYNLALGERRANAVKDALVAQGVNPNRLNVISFGKDMPLVDMSNEQAWQKNRRAEFVY is encoded by the coding sequence ATGGGTTTTTTACGTATTAGAAATGTAGCAGTGGTTTCATTGCTTGGGTTGTTTGCGGTCGGTTGTAGCTCAACGCCCACGTCTGACGATGTTGAAACCGTTTCAACCCCCACAGTTCCGCAAGCTTCTACAGGTGCAGTAGCGACATCTAAACCTTTAAAAGCAGATGCCTTAACGCAAGACAATGAAGCAAAAGTGGCGCAATTGTTTGCTAGTCTTCAAGGTAAACGAGTGCACTTTGAATTTGATCGCGCCGAAATTAAACCTGAGTATATGGATTTGCTTAAAAAGCATGCGCAGTATCTGGAATTAAATCGGAATGCACGTTTAACTATTGAAGGTCATTCTGATGAGCGCGGTACCCGTGAATATAACCTAGCCTTAGGTGAACGTCGAGCCAATGCCGTCAAGGATGCCTTGGTTGCGCAAGGTGTAAACCCGAATAGACTTAATGTTATTAGTTTTGGGAAGGACATGCCATTAGTGGATATGAGTAACGAGCAGGCCTGGCAGAAAAACCGTCGTGCAGAGTTTGTTTATTAA
- a CDS encoding IS3 family transposase: MKYAWIQKHREEFLLALMCKVLKVPVSSFNGWLKLDQTDKASEQKNNADLIKEVFATLKGNAGARGIKGYLADEKNVTMSRRKIAIIMRKQGLIVHTRKKFKKANSAAINDPKIKPNLLNRAFKVSYLNQVWVGDITQIKTQQGWMYLATYIDLYSRKVVGWALETHMRSELIETALKRALWNRKPPKGLMVHTDQGSQFISHAYRKLMAHWGIKQSMSRRGNCWDNAVIESFFKSFKTETVYQLKKLIDQQEMRWLVSEYMGHYNHIRPHSSNGYIPPAKFERMRLDRLKAIEENLGTKKC; this comes from the coding sequence GTGAAGTATGCCTGGATACAAAAGCATCGAGAAGAGTTCCTGCTTGCACTAATGTGTAAGGTATTAAAAGTGCCCGTCAGCAGCTTTAATGGCTGGCTAAAACTAGACCAGACTGATAAGGCGAGCGAACAAAAAAATAATGCTGACTTAATTAAAGAGGTTTTCGCCACTTTAAAAGGAAATGCAGGCGCTAGGGGTATAAAAGGTTATTTAGCCGACGAAAAGAATGTGACGATGAGTCGGCGCAAAATCGCAATAATCATGCGAAAACAAGGTTTAATTGTCCACACACGTAAGAAGTTTAAGAAAGCCAACAGTGCGGCGATTAATGATCCAAAAATAAAGCCGAACCTGCTCAATCGAGCATTCAAAGTCAGCTACCTCAACCAAGTATGGGTCGGTGACATAACACAAATTAAAACCCAGCAAGGCTGGATGTACTTGGCCACTTATATTGACCTTTACTCAAGAAAAGTGGTTGGCTGGGCATTAGAAACGCATATGCGTTCAGAGCTCATTGAGACCGCGTTAAAAAGAGCTTTATGGAATCGTAAGCCCCCTAAAGGACTGATGGTTCACACGGATCAAGGTAGTCAGTTTATCAGTCACGCTTACCGCAAATTGATGGCTCATTGGGGCATTAAGCAAAGCATGAGTCGGCGGGGAAATTGTTGGGACAATGCGGTTATTGAGAGCTTCTTTAAATCTTTCAAAACAGAAACCGTTTACCAGCTCAAAAAGTTAATCGACCAACAAGAAATGCGTTGGCTAGTTTCGGAATATATGGGGCACTACAACCATATCAGACCACACAGTTCGAATGGTTATATTCCACCTGCCAAATTCGAGAGAATGCGACTAGACCGACTAAAAGCAATTGAAGAAAATCTAGGTACGAAAAAGTGTTGA
- a CDS encoding transposase, with protein MANAKYDTELKKEVIDAIVNSGRSSAQAARDYELPVTVVYTWVRSHKLKHDLAVIPKQSESLEQENKRLKKELAQAKMERDILKKPPHTLPVSRSEVCLDTKASRRVPACTNV; from the coding sequence ATGGCCAATGCAAAATACGACACTGAACTCAAAAAAGAAGTTATTGACGCCATCGTTAATAGCGGAAGAAGTTCAGCCCAAGCCGCAAGAGATTATGAGCTACCCGTTACTGTTGTTTACACATGGGTTCGCTCTCACAAACTAAAACATGATTTGGCCGTAATTCCAAAACAATCAGAATCTCTAGAACAAGAAAATAAACGGCTTAAAAAGGAACTCGCTCAAGCCAAGATGGAGCGCGACATCTTAAAAAAGCCACCGCATACTTTGCCAGTCTCGAGAAGTGAAGTATGCCTGGATACAAAAGCATCGAGAAGAGTTCCTGCTTGCACTAATGTGTAA